The following coding sequences are from one Plectropomus leopardus isolate mb chromosome 10, YSFRI_Pleo_2.0, whole genome shotgun sequence window:
- the fkbp7 gene encoding peptidyl-prolyl cis-trans isomerase FKBP7, which translates to MMWRLVSCTLCLFVSSQLGFWSVWVTAAEQDGEVKIEVLFKPEECTQKSKRGDLMNVHYDGFLAKDGSQFYCSRSNKAGHPQWFVLGVGQVIKGLDIGMENMCPGEKRKITVPPALAFGEKGKDPVPPNATVIFEVEVYSVSRGPRSMEAFSQIDLDRDRSLTKAEIKEYLKLEYEKGGKPRDEPFYEKIMADIFRKNDHDSDGLISAKEYNIYEHDEL; encoded by the exons ATGATGTGGAGGTTAGTGAGCTGCACACTGTGCCTCTTTGTCTCCTCACAGCTCGGTTTTTGGAGTGTTTGGGTGACAGCAGCTGAGCAGGACGGAGAGGTCAAGATTGAAGTCTTGTTCAAGCCCGAGGAGTGCACTCAGAAGAGTAAGAGAGGAGACCTGATGAACGTCCACTACGATGGCTTCCTCGCCAAAGATGGCTCTCAGTTCTACTGCAG tcGGTCGAACAAAGCCGGGCACCCTCAGTGGTTTGTGCTGGGCGTCGGACAAGTCATTAAGGGCCTTGACATAGGTATGGAAAATATGTGTCCCGGAGAGAAACGAAAAATAACTGTTCCACCTGCCCTGGCCTTtggagaaaaaggaaagg ATCCGGTGCCCCCCAATGCTACAGTGATCTTTGAGGTGGAGGTCTACTCTGTGTCTCGGGGACCACGCAGCATGGAGGCTTTCAGTCAGATAGACCTTGATAGAGACAGAAGTCTCACAAAGGCCGAG ataaaagaATACTTGAAACTGGAGTATGAAAAAGGTGGGAAGCCACGCGACGAGCCTTTCTACGAGAAGATTATGGCGGATATTTTCCGCAAGAATGACCACGACAGCGACGGACTGATCAGTGCCAAGGAGTATAATATATATGAGCATGATGAGCTCTAA
- the mstnb gene encoding growth/differentiation factor 8, whose amino-acid sequence MHLSQIALYLGLLIALGPVVLSDQETHQQPSASSPVDTEQCATCEVRQQIKTMRLNAIKSQILSKLRMKEAPNISRDIVKQLLPKAPPLQQLLDQYDVLGDDNKDVVMEEDDEHATTETIMMMATEPESIVQVDGEPKCCFFSFTQKIQANRIVRAQLWVHLRSAAEATTVFLQISRLMPVTDGSRHIRIRSLKIDVSAGVSSWQSIDVKQVLTVWLRQPETNWGIEINAFDSRGNDLAVTSAEPGEDGLQPFMEVKVSEGPKRVRRDSGLDCDENSPESRCCRYPLTVDFEDFGWDWIIAPKRYKANYCSGECEYMHLQKYPHTHLVNKANPRGTAGPCCTPTKMSPINMLYFNRKEQIIYGKIPSMVVDRCGCS is encoded by the exons ATGCATCTGTCTCAGATCGCGCTCTATCTCGGCTTGCTGATTGCTTTGGGTCCAGTAGTTTTGAGTGACCAAGAGACGCACCAGCAGCCCTCCGCCAGCAGCCCGGTGGACACGGAGCAGTGCGCCACCTGCGAGGTCCGGCAGCAGATCAAAACCATGCGACTAAACGCGATCAAATCTCAGATTCTGAGCAAACTGAGAATGAAAGAAGCTCCTAATATCAGCCGAGACATAGTGAAGCAGCTTCTGCCCAAAGCGCCGccactgcagcagctcctcgACCAGTACGACGTGCTGGGAGATGACAACAAGGATGTGGTTATGGAGGAGGACGATGAGCATGCGACCACAGAGACGATAATGATGATGGCCACTGAAC CCGAGTCCATCGTCCAGGTGGATGGGGAACCAAAgtgctgctttttctctttcacccAAAAAATTCAAGCCAATCGTATAGTCCGGGCACAGCTCTGGGTGCATCTGCGCTCGGCGGCGGAGGCGACAACCGTGTTCCTGCAAATCTCCCGCCTGATGCCGGTCACAGACGGTAGCAGGCACATACGCATCCGCTCCCTTAAGATCGACGTGAGTGCCGGGGTCAGCTCTTGGCAAAGTATAGATGTCAAACAAGTGTTGACTGTGTGGCTGCGGCAGCCGGAGACCAACTGGGGCATCGAGATTAACGCCTTCGATTCGAGGGGAAATGACTTGGCCGTGACCTCCGCAGAGCCTGGAGAGGATGGGCTG CAACCATTCATGGAGGTGAAGGTCTCAGAGGGCCCCAAGCGCGTCAGGAGAGACTCGGGTCTGGACTGTGACGAGAACTCTCCAGAGTCCCGGTGCTGCCGTTATCCACTCACAGTGGACTTTGAAGACTTTGGCTGGGACTGGATTATTGCCCCAAAGCGCTACAAGGCCAACTATTGCTCCGGGGAGTGTGAGTACATGCACTTACAGAAATACCCGCACACCCACCTGGTGAACAAGGCCAACCCCAGAGGGACCGCGGGTCCCTGCTGCACCCCCACCAAGATGTCGCCCATCAACATGCTCTACTTTAACCGAAAGGAACAGATCATCTACGGCAAGATCCCATCCATGGTGGTGGACCGTTGTGGATGCTCTTGA